Within Gavia stellata isolate bGavSte3 chromosome 12, bGavSte3.hap2, whole genome shotgun sequence, the genomic segment CAGAGCACATGGAGTGGGCACCTGGGGTGGTCCTGGGGGTGTAGGATGGGtcctgggctggggggtggCTCTTGGGGCACAGGGTGGGTTCAGGACACTTGGGGTGGCCCTGAGGCAAGGTGGCAGCAGGTCCCATGGGTGCATTGGGAGGGTGAGGGGTGAGTgtgggtggtggggggctggggcaggagccccCAGAGTCTCACAGCGCTGTGCTTGGGGCGCAGGACTTCCTGGGGCAGGCGTTTGTGGCTCTGGGGGAGGTGATCGGGTCCCAGCGGGGCCGCCTGGAGAGAGCCCTCACGTGAGTCACACCCCATGGTGGGACGAGGCGGGGTCCCACACCGTGTCCCCAGCCACCCGCCCCGTGGGACCCCTCCCTGCACTTCCCTTGCTGGCGACACCGGCCACGCTGCTGGGCACCAACCATGGGGCAACGAGCCCCAACACCGaccccacctcctgcccctgtCCTGTCCTCCTTGTCCCCAAGCTGACCGGGTGCCTCTGGTCCCAGGGGAGTCCCAGGGAAGCGGTGCGGGAccatcctgctgctggctgaggAGCTGAGCAACTGCCGTGTGAGTGCCTGTGTTCTGGCAGCGGTGAGGCGGGGACTGcacggcccccccggcccgggcggctgctggggctgggggtgaggAGGCAGCTGGCAGTGATGGTCGCTGTCCCCAGGACATCATTACGATGCAGCTGTGCGCCAACAAGCTGGACAAGAAGGACTTCTTCGGAAAATCTGACCCCTTCCTCGTCTTCTACCGCAGCAACGAGGATGGCACGTGAGCGCAGGGCCCAGCAGGGCGGGCAGGGTGCCGGTGTCACTGTACGGCGCACCCCGaccctgccctgtccccacagCTTCACCATCTGCCATAAGACGGAGGTGGTGAAGAACACGCTCAACCCAGTTTGGCAGCCCTTCACCATCCCCGTGCGCGCCCTCTGCAACGGCGACTACGACCGGtacggggacggggacagggacagggacagggacaggggtAGCTGTGTGGCCAAAGCAGGGTATGAGCATTTCCTTTGCGGGTTTGGCCCCGCAGTGGCAGGCAGCTCAGAATTGGGTCcttattgtgtttttttttcctcttttgcaacCCAAATTACGTAAAGGCATCCCCCTCCTTTCCAGGGCCCCCGCTGTGACCCAAAtttcctgcttctctcctgGCAGAGACGCAGGCCGGGCGGGCAGGGTGCTTGCCGCCAGAGcgctgcagggctgggtgtCCCTGAACCAGGGGGACCGGGGAGGGGCCGCGCCAGCCAGGCTGGCGGCTCACCCTCTGCCCGCCTTCACTTTCAGGACAGTGAAGATAGATGTGTACGACTGGGACCGGGATGGGAGGTGAGACTGTGCCCGTGGGGTGGCGGGGGACATCGGGGTGGTGCCACTGCTTCCCAGGGTGCCCCTCACCGGGGTGCCTGGCGACACTGACCCCACGCTCCTCCCGCAGCCACGACTTCATTGGAGAGTTTGCCACCAGCTACCGGGAGCTCTCCCGAGCGCAGAGCCAGTTCACGGTGTACGAGGTAGGGTGGAGGGCTggggcggcagggctggggggcacccCACGCCAGGGCCAACCCACCCCTGCGCCCGCAGGTGCTGAACCCcaggaagaaatgcaagaagaagaaatatgtgAACTCTGGCACTGTGAGTGGGGCTGGGGAACTCCTGGGGCTCCTGCCCGTGGAGGGCCAGGTCTGacccctgcctcctgcccgcCAAGGAGGGGGGTCCAGCTCTGACCCCCCCATGTCCACAGGTGACGCTGCTCTCCTTCTCCGTTGAGTCCGAGTTCACCTTCGTTGACTACATCCGGGGCGGGTGAGTGGGGGGCTGGGTGCCCCCCGGCTCCCTGAGACCCCCCGCGGTCGAGGGTCTTGGGGCAAGGACGGCAGTGACGGCGTAGGTGCAGCCTGGGGGTGACGagggggcagtggggctggggagggggcacaggACAGCAGCACCAGGCTGGGGGGTactggctggggaagggggggcccAGGCAATGGGTCCCAGGGGGGGAAGGACACGCCACGCAGTGGGGCTGGAAGATGGCATCCCCACGCCGTGGGGCTGGCAGCCTCCCTCGCTCTCCCCCGAAGGACGCAGCTGAATTTCACCGTCGCCATCGACTTCACGGCCTCCAACGGTGAGTGCAGCAAGTGCAGGGGTGGTCCCCGTTGGTGCAGCCATGGGGCTGGCCGTGGGGCGGGTGCCAACAGGCGCTGTGCCGCAGGGATGCCGTCGCAGCCCACCTCGCTGCACTACGCGAGCCCCTACCAGCTGAGCGCCTACGCCCTGGCACTGAAGGCAGTGGGGGAGATCATCCAGGACTACGACAGCGACAAGCTCTTCCCCGCCTACGGCTTCGGTGCCAAACTCCCACCCGACGGCAAGATCTCCCACCAGTTCCCCCTGGTgtgccccggggtgggggggaacacTGGGGTGGGGGTGCTCACAGCAGCTTGGCGGTGGGGGGGAAGCACCCATGCTGGCTGCATCCTGCCCTGGCATCCCGCAACCGGGGGGACACACTGAGAGCTGTGGTCCCCCTGCAAGCGTCTGTCCCCGTCCCCCAGAACAACAACGTGGACAACCCCAGCTGCGCCGGCATCGAGGGCGTGCTGGAGTCCTACCTCCAGAGCCTGCGCACCGTGCAGCTCTATGGTCCCACCAACTTCGCCCCTGTCATCAACCAGGTGGCTGGGTGAGTGCCGGGGGACTCTGTCCCCTTTGCCGTCCCCAAATGCCACCAGTCCCACAGTGGTGCTGGCTGCCCCACACcagtggggctgctggagggacCCCATCCCTTGTCCCCATAGGGCGGCCGCCCAGGTGACCGACGGCTCGCAGTACCACGTCCTCCTCATCATCACCGACGGCGTCATCTCTGACATGCTGCAGACGAAGGAGGCCATCGTCACCGTGAGTGCACCCTCATCACCGTGAG encodes:
- the CPNE9 gene encoding copine-9, which translates into the protein MASPGALEPAAGSVPGTKVELTVSCRNLLDMDTFSKSDPVVVLFVQGSGSSEWKEFGRTEVIDNTLNPDFVRKFVLDYYFEEKQNLRFDVYNVDSKGCSILKQKDFLGQAFVALGEVIGSQRGRLERALTGVPGKRCGTILLLAEELSNCRDIITMQLCANKLDKKDFFGKSDPFLVFYRSNEDGTFTICHKTEVVKNTLNPVWQPFTIPVRALCNGDYDRTVKIDVYDWDRDGSHDFIGEFATSYRELSRAQSQFTVYEVLNPRKKCKKKKYVNSGTVTLLSFSVESEFTFVDYIRGGTQLNFTVAIDFTASNGMPSQPTSLHYASPYQLSAYALALKAVGEIIQDYDSDKLFPAYGFGAKLPPDGKISHQFPLNNNVDNPSCAGIEGVLESYLQSLRTVQLYGPTNFAPVINQVAGAAAQVTDGSQYHVLLIITDGVISDMLQTKEAIVTASALPMSIIIVGVGPAEFEAMEELDGDDVRVSSRGRYAERDIVQFVPFRDYVDDSGNQVLSMARLAKDVLAEIPEQLLSYMKTRDIKPRRADPQ